The DNA sequence GCAGTCACAGGAACATTGCGTGCACCTTTCAGGACAGAATTTATGCACTCTACCAAGTTTGTCGTCATATGTCCCCAACGATGACCCCGTCGAATGCCAGCACCATCTCAGAACACCGATGTCATCCCAACATTGAGTATATGCCTCACCCCGCTCTTTTAGGCTCTGGTAGTTTTTATTGTACTCCTGTTCTGTTCTAGAATAGCATGTTGAACAAATCATTTAATCATAAGTAGATACCACGAAATTACTATGAATAAGACCATAACAGCGAAATGAAATACCTGTGTTAATCACGAGTTTGTGCAAATACGTTAAGAAGTTGGACTCGATGTGCTTGATGCAGTACATGTGCCACGCTCTTGGTGGTGACCATGCACCGTTACTGCGAGCTATTGTAGCATCAATGGAGTTGTTGTAGTCATAAATAATACCCATGTCGTCAATGGTAACAACATATCTTTGCAAATTGGTTAGGAGAAACTCTCATGTGTCTGCCGTCTCACCCTCGACTATCGCAAATGCAATGGGCACAATGTTTTGGTTCCCATCTTGTGTAACTGCAAATAGAAGTGcacctttatattttctgtaAAGGTGTGTGCCATCAACCTGCACCAGTGGCTTGTAGTGTCTGAATGCAACAATACACAGATAGAAACTCCAAAAAATGCGATAGAGAACTCTTACACCATGAACCTTCTCACTCTCATGGTAAACGGGGAGCATTTTTATTTGAATACGAGACCTTGACGTCTTCGCAATCATTGCTTTCAACCATACTTGGCGTCTTTGCGATAGCTTTTttctttgccaaccaagccttgtgGTAACTTATAGTGTAGTTGAATCTGGACTGAACTTCTGCAATAATAGACTTTACCTTTATCGATGGGTCTGCTTCAACCAATGGCCTAATGGCATCTGCAATTGTGTTTgagtccaacttggcatgatcttgtgaaatcgtcCCCATGGTGCACATGTGTTTGCCATTGTATCTCCTGATCTCCCAACAACCCTTCTTTCGAATCAAACTAGCtcggataagccaatcacaccctgCACCATAACCATTGCATGTCACATATAATGTTtgcggctcagactcatacacagtgtaataaactcctctagagatagtgtagcttttgattgcagatatcacCGACTCTTTAGAGCTAAATTCTATTCTGACACTAAACTTGCCATCTTCCGCCACAACATTGCCTTCACCTACGACGAACGAACCACTGTTAGTGTAATGCATATAAAATTAATGGTAGTGGTAACTTTAATTAATAACCATAAGATAACATACCGATATTCTCATATTCAGGATATTCCAGGGCATGCTTAGCTTCGAGATCTAAAGTCCGTATAAAAGACGGCACACCAAAGGGGTGCTAACTTACAATCGTATTCGCCTTATTTTGTACCGTCGGATTGCCTGCAAAGTTTTCATCATCATTTTCGTCATCGACTTTAGAGTTGGCTTCAAGCTCCTCTTCACTATCATTtttatcttcttcccaatctatatccccGAGTTCATCAATGTTGACATCCTCGCCAATCGCATCCACCCCCGTACGCtgtttggtggacgaaattgtgatcacttgttcttttgtttataaaggatgtatactctgagggcattgtttatttccttcacaatctcgttcaactaaccagcaagtgtactgggtcgtccaagtaataaaccttacgtgagtaagggtcgaatccacagagattgttggtatgaagcaagctatggtcaccttgcaaatctcagttaggcagattaaaatagtttatgggtttttgaaaatagaaataatgaaagggataaagatacttatgcagattcattggtgggaatttcagataagcggatggagatgctgtagagctcttggacgcctgctctcctactccttctactcaatccttcttactcctttccatggcaagctttgtataggggttcaccatcaactgtggctactttcattcctcacggggaaataacctgtgcggctgtcactcgtacagctaaccagtctggaggcatcacccatggctgatggctacatcccatcctcgcagtgaaaactatgctaacgcactctgtcacagtacggctaatcaccggttggttcccgctcctactggaatagaatccctcttttgcgtctgtcaccaacgcccagcaggttaaagtttgaagcacgtcacggttattcattaccagaatcctactcggaacaccacagacaaggttggactttccggattcccaggatcctactcggaataccacagacaaggtgagactttccggaccctcataaatgccgccaactatctaacttataccacgaagattctgttggggaatctaagagatacgcattcaagctctgttgcatgtagaacggaagtggttgtcaatcacgcgcgttcataagtgagaatgatgatgagggtgatttgactcatcacattcatcatgttcttgggtacgaatgaatatcttggaataagaataagagagctttgaataaaagaagatagaatttcattaatacttgaggtacagcagagctccacacccttaatctatggtgtgcagaaactccaccgttgaaaatacataagcaaagagttcaggcatggccgaatggccagccctctctaacgtgatcacaggattcaaaatacaatccaggatgtctaatacaatagataaatgtcctatatatactagactagctactagggtttacatgagtaagtaattgatgcataaatccacttccggggcccacttggtgtatgcttgggctgagcttgatcattccacgagctaaggcatatcttggcgttgaactctgagttatgacgtgttttgggcgttcaactccggatcatgacgtttttctggcgtttaactccagacagcagcgtgtacttggcgttcaacgccaagttacgtcgtcattcttcgaataaagtatggactattatatattgctggaaagccctggatgtctactttccaacgccgttgagagcgcgccaattagagttctgtagccccagaaaatccatttcgagtgcagggaggtcagattccaacagcatcagcagtccttttgtcagccttcttcagagtttagctcaaatccctcaatttcagtcagaatttacctgaaatcacagaaaaacacacaaactcatagtaaagtccagaaatgtgaatttaacataaaaactaatgaaaacatccctaaaagtagcttaaacttactaaaaactatatgaaaacaatgccaaaaagcgtataaattatccgctcatcacaacaccaaacttaaattgttgcttgtccccaagcaactgaaaatctaataggataaaaagaagagaatatactataaagtccaaaatatcaatgaatattaatttaattagatgagcgggacttgtagctttttgcttctgaacagttttggcatctcactttttcctttgtagtttagagtgattggcttctctaggaacttagaatttcagatagtgttattgactttcctagttaggcatgttgattcttgaacacagctacttatgagtcttggctgtggccctaagcactttgtcttccagtattaccaccggatacacaaatgccacagacacataactgggtgaaccttttcagattgtgactcagctttgctaaagtccccagttagtggtgtccagagctcttaagcacactctttagctttggatcacgactttaaccattcagtctcaagcttttcacttggaccttcatgacacaagcacatggttagggacagcttgatttagccgcttaggcctggatttttaatttccttgggccctcctatccattaatgctcaaagccttggatctttgctaaaaATTTTCGccactctttttttttcactgctttttcttgcttcaagaatcaaattcatgatgtttttcagatcatcaataacatttctctttgttcatcattctttcaagaaccaacaattttaacactcataaacaacaagatcaaaaatatgcactgttcattcattcattcagaaaacaaaaattattgccaccacatcaatataattaaattaaattcactaataatttcgaaaattatgtatttcttgttcttttgaattaaaacatttttcttttaagagaggtgaaggactaatggattttattcatagctttaaggcatggttacacactaatgatcatgaagtagaaacacaaaaacatagacaaacataatacttaaaaaccgaaaacagaaagaaaataaagaacaaggaatgaatccacctctagtggcgtcttcttcttgaaggaccaatgatgttcttcaactcttctatgtcccttccttgcctttgttgctcttccctcatggctctttgatcttctcttatttcttgaagagtgagggtgtgttcatggtgttccacccttagttgttccacgttttggctcaagtcttctaaggaggtactgagttgctcccaatagttgttgggaggaaagtgcattccatgaggcatttgttgatgaacttcctcatgttctccttgggggccgtgaggaacttcccttgtttgctccatcctcttcttggtgatgggcttgtcttcttcaatggagacatctccatctatgataactccggctgaatagcatagatggcatatgaggtgggggaaggctagccgtgccatgtatgaaggcttgtcagctattttgtagagtttattggctatgacttcatgaacctctacttcctctccaatcatgatgctatgaatcatgattgcccgatccacagtaacttcagatcggttgcttgtagggatgatggatctttggatgaattccaaccatcctctagctacaggcttgaggtctagtcttcttagttggactggtttgcctttggagtctactctccattgggcgccttccacacaaatgtccattaggacttggtccaacctttggttgaagttgaccctccttgtgtaggggcgttcatcaccttgcatcatgggtaaatggaacgccaacctcacattttccggactgaaatctaagtatttccaccgaaccattgtgagatagttctttggattcgggttcatactttgatcatggttccttgtgatccatgcattagcatagaactcttgaaccatcagtaatccgacttgttgcatggggttggttatgacttcccaccctcttctttggatctcatgtcggatttccggatactcattctttttgagcttgaaggggacctcagggatcaccctcttctttgccacaacatcatagaagtggtcttggtagctcttggagatgaatctctccttttcccataattcggaagtggaagcttttgccttcccttttccttttcttgaggaaactccggtcttgggtgccattgatggtgaatgaaaaataaaaagctaggctttttaccacaccaaacttaaaatttgctcgtcctcgagcaaaaagaa is a window from the Arachis hypogaea cultivar Tifrunner chromosome 1, arahy.Tifrunner.gnm2.J5K5, whole genome shotgun sequence genome containing:
- the LOC112698067 gene encoding uncharacterized protein, with protein sequence MGTISQDHAKLDSNTIADAIRPLVEADPSIKVKSIIAEVQSRFNYTISYHKAWLAKKKAIAKTPSMVESNDCEDVKVSHYKPLVQVDGTHLYRKYKGALLFAVTQDGNQNIVPIAFAIVEGETADT